In a genomic window of Acidobacteriota bacterium:
- a CDS encoding polysaccharide biosynthesis protein — protein sequence MSRTHSLRQGLIGVGQVALAGFTSWGALWLFHDGAMPDAAWQAWVALLPWLLAVRALAFWPFGLYSGLWRYAGVRESLAVAGGVGLGSLAIAGLVRLVGVAQAFPPVVLVLDALLLGVLLGAVRLSQRLPRDFGRRGVDDDLAEKRVLVFGAGDAGEMIVRDMQQRRESRYRPVGFIDDHPAKRGLRIHGVRVFGGRDVLPEVMARVAPDEVLLAMPSASLDVRRGVLTALQPYRVAIKTLPDLRELPECHVEVAQIRSLALEDLLSRPVVGLDPAPVRALVAGRRVLVTGAGGSIGSELCRQIARLGPASIVMVERHEHALFTLTETLRAPAGSDQVPLVADVTDSARMRQIMERHRPDVVFHAAAHKHVPLMDRHPCEAVKNNVLGTLTTARAADLAGVERFILISSDKAVDPASVMGATKRVAEMIVQSLLASSATSFTAVRFGNVLGSSGSVVPTFLRQIREGGPVTVTDAGMRRYFMLIAEAVELVQHAAALSGHGVVYVLDMGEPVAIVDLARQMIRLAGYVPDVEIPIVFVGRRPGEKLEEVLVGADERVEPSGVPHVRRLVSHHVPEPSTLSHVLQELAAAALANDEAATRHLLGRLVPTLQPERPPAGEVIPFSPGAGA from the coding sequence ATGTCGCGCACACACTCGCTCCGCCAGGGGCTCATCGGCGTCGGGCAGGTGGCGCTCGCCGGCTTCACGAGCTGGGGCGCCCTGTGGCTCTTCCACGACGGCGCCATGCCCGACGCGGCGTGGCAGGCGTGGGTCGCGCTGCTGCCGTGGCTGCTGGCCGTGCGCGCGCTCGCCTTCTGGCCGTTTGGCCTCTACAGCGGCCTGTGGCGCTATGCCGGCGTGCGCGAGTCGCTCGCGGTAGCCGGCGGCGTCGGGCTCGGCAGCCTCGCCATCGCCGGTCTGGTGCGCCTCGTCGGCGTTGCGCAGGCCTTTCCCCCGGTCGTGCTCGTGCTCGACGCCCTGCTGCTCGGCGTCCTGCTCGGTGCAGTGCGGCTGTCGCAGCGGCTTCCCCGCGACTTCGGCCGGCGCGGCGTCGACGACGACCTCGCCGAGAAGCGTGTGCTGGTGTTCGGGGCGGGCGACGCCGGCGAGATGATCGTGCGGGACATGCAGCAGCGGCGCGAGTCGCGCTACCGGCCGGTCGGGTTCATCGACGACCACCCCGCCAAGCGGGGTCTCCGGATCCACGGCGTGCGCGTTTTCGGCGGGCGCGACGTGCTGCCCGAGGTCATGGCGCGGGTCGCGCCTGACGAAGTCCTGCTCGCCATGCCGAGCGCGAGCCTCGACGTCCGCCGCGGCGTCCTGACCGCGCTCCAGCCGTATCGCGTCGCGATCAAGACGCTGCCCGATCTGCGCGAGCTGCCCGAGTGCCATGTCGAGGTCGCGCAGATTCGCAGCCTCGCGCTCGAGGACCTGCTGTCGCGTCCGGTCGTCGGCCTCGACCCGGCACCCGTGCGCGCGCTCGTGGCCGGCCGGCGCGTGCTTGTGACCGGTGCCGGCGGGTCGATCGGCAGCGAGTTGTGCCGGCAGATCGCGCGGCTCGGTCCGGCCTCGATCGTGATGGTCGAGCGCCACGAGCACGCCCTCTTCACGCTCACCGAAACGCTCCGCGCGCCGGCGGGCAGCGACCAGGTGCCGCTCGTCGCCGACGTCACCGACTCGGCGCGCATGCGCCAGATCATGGAACGGCATCGTCCCGACGTCGTCTTCCACGCGGCCGCGCACAAGCACGTGCCGCTCATGGACCGGCACCCGTGCGAAGCGGTGAAGAACAACGTGCTCGGCACGCTGACCACCGCGCGGGCGGCCGACCTCGCCGGCGTCGAGCGCTTCATCCTCATCTCGAGCGACAAGGCGGTCGATCCAGCGAGCGTGATGGGCGCGACCAAGCGCGTGGCGGAGATGATCGTGCAGTCGCTGCTCGCGTCGAGCGCGACGTCGTTCACGGCCGTGCGGTTCGGCAACGTGCTCGGCAGCAGCGGCAGCGTCGTCCCGACGTTCCTGCGGCAGATCCGCGAGGGTGGCCCGGTGACGGTGACCGATGCCGGGATGCGGCGCTACTTCATGCTGATCGCCGAAGCCGTCGAGCTCGTGCAGCACGCCGCCGCGCTCTCGGGCCACGGCGTGGTCTACGTGCTCGACATGGGCGAGCCGGTGGCCATCGTCGACCTCGCGCGGCAGATGATCAGGCTGGCGGGCTACGTGCCCGACGTGGAGATTCCCATCGTCTTCGTCGGCCGGCGGCCAGGCGAGAAGCTCGAAGAGGTGCTGGTCGGCGCCGACGAGCGGGTCGAGCCGAGTGGCGTGCCGCACGTGCGGCGTCTCGTGTCGCACCACGTCCCCGAGCCGTCGACGCTGAGCCACGTGTTACAGGAACTCGCGGCAGCGGCGCTCGCCAACGACGAGGCGGCGACGCGTCATCTGCTCGGGCGCCTCGTGCCGACGCTCCAGCCCGAGCGCCCGCCCGCCGGCGAGGTGATCCCCTTCAGCCCCGGTGCGGGGGCGTGA
- a CDS encoding Gfo/Idh/MocA family oxidoreductase → MALRVGVVGLGARGLDWARVLRSSAVASFAGACEVDAGVRMRASADPALSGHPIEADLASLAGSHAPDAVVVATPPQSHVPVVEEALERGLAVLVEKPFTLDLASAVRLVRLAEARRVPLLVAQNYRYMRAHRTVRRLVGDGVLGRLSAVTCHYWRASHVVNAGLAALEASALWETGVHHLDALRHVLGRRVVGVAADVSAAPWTKALRGTSARVLLEFEGGVGGEYSVSWDAPGHEFFEAGQQFYQRLTGERGTLHVVQRWLVLCLTGRWPRLVSRGRRAEPEEAVLLRQLAQAAGEGTDPECSGRDNLETMAMLEACMASWRTRRWVDPQALLGEALAS, encoded by the coding sequence ATGGCACTTCGCGTAGGGGTCGTCGGCCTCGGCGCTCGCGGACTCGACTGGGCCAGAGTGCTGCGGTCGTCGGCGGTGGCCTCGTTCGCTGGCGCCTGCGAGGTCGACGCCGGTGTGCGCATGCGCGCGTCTGCCGATCCGGCGCTCTCAGGACACCCGATCGAGGCCGATCTGGCGTCGCTGGCCGGGTCGCACGCGCCCGACGCGGTCGTCGTCGCGACACCTCCGCAGTCTCACGTGCCGGTCGTGGAAGAAGCCCTCGAGCGAGGCCTTGCCGTGCTGGTCGAGAAGCCGTTCACGCTCGACCTCGCGTCGGCCGTCCGCCTCGTGCGACTCGCGGAGGCGCGCCGCGTGCCGCTGCTCGTCGCGCAGAACTATCGCTACATGCGCGCGCACCGCACGGTGCGCCGCCTCGTCGGCGACGGAGTGCTCGGCCGGCTGTCGGCGGTCACCTGCCACTACTGGCGGGCCTCGCACGTCGTCAACGCGGGGCTCGCGGCGCTCGAGGCGTCGGCGCTGTGGGAGACGGGCGTGCACCACCTCGACGCGCTTCGCCACGTCCTCGGCCGGCGGGTCGTCGGCGTCGCGGCCGACGTGTCGGCCGCGCCGTGGACGAAAGCGCTTCGCGGGACGTCGGCCCGCGTGCTGCTCGAGTTCGAGGGCGGCGTCGGTGGCGAGTACAGCGTGTCGTGGGACGCGCCCGGCCACGAGTTCTTCGAGGCCGGGCAGCAGTTCTACCAGCGGCTCACCGGCGAGCGCGGCACGCTGCACGTGGTGCAGCGCTGGCTCGTGCTGTGCCTCACCGGGCGGTGGCCGCGGCTCGTCTCGCGCGGCCGCCGGGCCGAGCCCGAGGAGGCGGTGCTGCTGCGGCAACTGGCGCAGGCCGCAGGCGAGGGCACCGACCCGGAGTGCTCGGGTCGAGACAATCTGGAGACGATGGCCATGCTCGAGGCGTGCATGGCCTCGTGGAGGACCCGGCGCTGGGTCGACCCGCAGGCCCTGCTCGGTGAGGCCCTGGCGTCATGA
- a CDS encoding alkaline phosphatase family protein, which yields MSATRMLAQPVVAIAIDAAERRVILRLAAEGRLPALARLLETGRWGTVRAPADIGSGAVWPTFTTGDPPDRHGIFGEYSWDAAGMALRRPTFDHLDPFWRGLAERGRRVTVVDVPFAPVLGHERLVEIADWGAHDWFGGAPVVRPPEVEAALTGLLTPRHPLVAGPIDAGGPGDVAGLTHLVRALIAGVRQRGALVERLLEVAPADLLLVVFTEAHRASHLLWHTLDTTHPAWREDLGVLPEEVMTGLVDLFATIDAQVDRIVRHAGVDAPVVVFALHGMQPARGIPAFLNDVLEHWGFAARRQWWQQSPREVAGAALKALKQRLPASLKAAYYRRVPKSVTFQLAQPSMPMPPWHWARTRAFALPTDQHGWIRVNLAGREARGSVPASAYEAVCFELKARLQALSSDEGPLVHDVVLTAEQAGAPPRWLPDLVVHWTRRTWRPRLRVVDPPIEATPVGLKFVAQHDEAGFFVGTGGGIDLWPDVVDAADLGARLSEVVDTVAARARPG from the coding sequence ATGAGCGCTACCCGGATGCTCGCCCAGCCGGTCGTGGCCATTGCCATCGACGCCGCCGAGCGACGCGTCATCCTGCGCCTCGCGGCCGAGGGACGGCTGCCGGCGCTCGCGCGTCTTCTCGAAACCGGCCGGTGGGGGACGGTGCGGGCGCCGGCCGATATCGGCAGCGGCGCCGTGTGGCCCACGTTCACCACCGGAGACCCGCCCGACCGCCACGGCATCTTCGGCGAGTACTCCTGGGATGCGGCCGGGATGGCGCTGCGGCGGCCCACGTTCGACCACCTCGATCCGTTCTGGCGCGGGCTGGCCGAGCGCGGACGGCGAGTCACGGTGGTCGACGTGCCCTTTGCCCCCGTGCTCGGGCACGAACGCCTCGTCGAGATTGCCGACTGGGGGGCGCACGACTGGTTCGGAGGCGCGCCGGTCGTGCGGCCGCCAGAGGTCGAAGCGGCACTCACCGGTCTGCTCACACCAAGGCACCCGCTCGTCGCGGGGCCCATCGACGCCGGCGGGCCTGGCGACGTCGCCGGCCTGACGCACCTCGTCCGGGCGCTCATCGCCGGGGTGCGGCAGCGGGGCGCGCTCGTCGAGCGCCTGCTCGAGGTCGCGCCGGCCGATCTGCTGCTCGTCGTCTTCACCGAGGCCCACCGCGCGTCGCACCTGCTCTGGCACACGCTCGACACGACGCACCCGGCGTGGCGCGAGGATCTCGGCGTTCTGCCCGAGGAAGTGATGACCGGCCTCGTCGACCTCTTCGCGACGATCGACGCGCAGGTGGATCGCATCGTGCGGCATGCCGGCGTCGACGCGCCCGTCGTCGTGTTCGCGCTGCACGGCATGCAGCCGGCACGCGGCATCCCGGCGTTTCTCAACGACGTGCTCGAGCACTGGGGGTTCGCCGCCCGCCGGCAGTGGTGGCAGCAATCGCCGCGCGAGGTCGCGGGCGCGGCGCTGAAGGCGCTGAAGCAGCGCCTCCCCGCGTCGCTCAAGGCGGCGTACTACCGGCGCGTGCCGAAGTCGGTGACGTTCCAGCTCGCGCAGCCCTCGATGCCGATGCCGCCGTGGCACTGGGCGCGAACGCGCGCCTTCGCCCTGCCGACCGACCAGCACGGCTGGATTCGCGTGAACCTGGCGGGCCGCGAAGCGCGAGGGTCGGTGCCGGCCTCGGCGTACGAAGCGGTCTGCTTCGAGCTCAAAGCGCGCCTGCAGGCGCTGTCGTCAGACGAGGGCCCGCTCGTGCACGACGTCGTGCTGACCGCTGAGCAGGCCGGCGCACCGCCGCGATGGCTGCCCGATCTCGTCGTCCACTGGACACGGCGTACCTGGCGTCCGCGCCTGCGGGTGGTCGACCCGCCCATCGAGGCGACGCCGGTCGGGCTCAAGTTCGTGGCGCAGCACGACGAGGCCGGTTTCTTCGTGGGTACGGGGGGCGGCATCGACTTGTGGCCCGACGTGGTCGACGCTGCCGACCTGGGCGCGCGGCTCAGCGAGGTGGTCGACACCGTCGCCGCGAGAGCCCGGCCGGGCTGA
- a CDS encoding DUF3108 domain-containing protein, protein MASAPRLVLAAGVVGIAAMAWLAAQAPATRQAPAARAEPAGAFVVGEQLVYDIGWSGLVTAGTATVTVEARDGDRDGSPVYRLVAEGEPIALLQRLYTLHYRAVTLVDTRTWLPRRAEIVSREGNRRRTKVTTFDQARGRARYEVHTATVVSQEVATGAQTHDALSALHAIRRLPMRAGASETLRVSDSGAIYHVRVRVDGRETIATPIGARDAWKLVPEIVDADERREAARGIVVYVSADARRLPIRMEAQLPVGTFSATLRDVRP, encoded by the coding sequence GTGGCCAGCGCCCCGCGCCTCGTGCTGGCGGCCGGCGTCGTCGGCATCGCGGCCATGGCCTGGCTCGCCGCCCAGGCCCCGGCGACCCGCCAGGCGCCGGCGGCGAGAGCCGAGCCGGCCGGGGCCTTCGTCGTCGGCGAACAGCTCGTGTACGACATCGGCTGGTCGGGCCTCGTCACCGCGGGCACCGCGACGGTGACCGTCGAGGCGCGCGACGGCGATCGCGACGGCTCGCCGGTCTATCGCCTCGTCGCCGAAGGCGAGCCCATCGCGCTGCTCCAGCGGCTCTACACGCTGCACTACCGGGCCGTGACGCTCGTCGACACGCGCACGTGGCTGCCGCGCCGGGCGGAGATCGTGAGCCGCGAGGGCAACCGGCGGCGCACGAAGGTCACGACCTTCGACCAGGCGCGTGGCCGCGCCCGGTACGAGGTCCACACGGCCACCGTGGTGTCGCAGGAGGTCGCGACCGGTGCGCAGACGCACGACGCACTGTCGGCGCTCCATGCGATCCGGCGCCTGCCCATGCGCGCCGGGGCGTCCGAAACTCTGCGCGTGAGCGACTCAGGCGCGATCTACCACGTGCGCGTGCGAGTCGACGGTCGCGAGACGATCGCGACGCCCATCGGGGCACGCGACGCGTGGAAGCTCGTCCCCGAGATCGTCGACGCCGACGAGCGTCGCGAGGCCGCCCGCGGCATCGTGGTGTACGTCTCGGCCGACGCCCGTCGCCTTCCGATCCGGATGGAGGCGCAGCTTCCTGTCGGGACCTTCAGCGCCACGCTCCGCGACGTGCGGCCCTGA
- a CDS encoding PIN domain-containing protein codes for MAVEVFLDTSVLLAGLIDLGPQSAPAQSLMDGVSEGTVRGPATAWHCCLEFYSVSTRLPPEFRVSPADAVRLLREEVFARMALHDLPAANREGMLRLVAEDGIAGGRIYDVHIAEVARAAGARVIVTDNRRHFLAALRHGLRVETPGEFLAAMRSQKRR; via the coding sequence GTGGCCGTAGAGGTCTTTCTCGACACCAGCGTGCTGCTCGCGGGCTTGATCGATCTGGGTCCGCAGAGCGCTCCAGCCCAATCGCTCATGGACGGCGTCTCGGAGGGAACCGTCCGCGGTCCCGCCACGGCCTGGCACTGCTGCCTCGAGTTCTACTCCGTGTCGACGCGGCTGCCGCCGGAGTTCAGGGTGTCGCCGGCGGATGCCGTCCGGCTGCTGAGGGAGGAGGTCTTCGCGCGGATGGCGCTGCACGATCTGCCGGCAGCGAACCGCGAGGGCATGCTGCGCCTTGTCGCCGAGGACGGCATCGCCGGCGGGCGCATCTACGACGTGCACATCGCAGAGGTGGCCCGTGCGGCCGGCGCACGCGTGATCGTCACCGACAACCGGCGCCATTTTCTCGCGGCGCTGCGCCACGGCCTGCGCGTGGAGACGCCCGGAGAGTTCCTCGCGGCGATGCGATCGCAGAAGAGGCGCTGA
- a CDS encoding methyltransferase domain-containing protein, translating into MLPRMFERTVSIDELARLKAAREEADRRYNDALTALDQAMPPASAWPDAPPPPDEHQVTPLNEQWPVVGAGPEFGTGWRARIRRFVWAFVGPMLERQQAFNALVVDHVNRGTPGDRATREALARLFEGLRAQSDALAAFESRLLVFLQQITPYIDTKDYEFAGLSRRVHEDDRELIDVLDHRTVGLGGAISGVGDELAKRWESMVARERRFEASVAALATGHEDLRTTLAAARQMSLTVKRELERWMAAAPATPGAPGAAGPPAPAPLAPERASATAAIVPPAPPPVEAFKYVGFEDRFRGSPDDIRSRLADYLPLFEGASDVVDLGCGRGEFLDLLRERGISGRGLDSNHEMIEICRARGLTVDEGDALAFLEGVDDGALGGLIATQVVEHLAPDYLLALIQTAYYKLRPGSRLVLETINPTCWVAFFESYIRDITHVRPLHPDTLSYYVGVSGFQRVSVQFRSPVPDHQKLTLLPDGDPRHELLNGNLDRLNSLIFGYMDYAVVAERG; encoded by the coding sequence ATGCTGCCCCGCATGTTCGAGCGGACCGTCAGCATCGACGAGCTCGCGCGTCTGAAGGCCGCGCGCGAGGAGGCCGACCGGCGCTACAACGACGCACTCACCGCTCTCGACCAGGCGATGCCCCCCGCCTCGGCCTGGCCCGACGCGCCTCCGCCGCCCGACGAGCACCAGGTCACGCCGCTCAACGAGCAGTGGCCGGTCGTCGGGGCGGGGCCCGAGTTCGGCACCGGCTGGCGTGCCCGCATCCGGCGCTTCGTCTGGGCGTTCGTCGGCCCGATGCTCGAACGCCAGCAGGCGTTCAACGCGCTGGTGGTCGACCACGTGAACCGTGGAACGCCGGGCGACCGCGCGACGCGCGAGGCGCTGGCCCGCCTGTTCGAGGGCCTGCGCGCGCAGTCGGACGCGCTCGCGGCCTTCGAGTCGCGGCTGCTCGTCTTCCTCCAGCAGATCACGCCCTACATCGACACGAAGGACTACGAGTTCGCCGGGCTCTCCCGCCGGGTGCACGAGGACGACCGCGAGCTGATCGACGTGCTCGATCACCGGACCGTCGGGCTCGGCGGGGCCATCAGCGGGGTGGGCGACGAGCTGGCCAAGCGGTGGGAATCGATGGTGGCACGCGAGCGTCGGTTCGAGGCGAGCGTGGCCGCGCTCGCCACGGGGCACGAAGACCTGCGAACCACGCTGGCCGCCGCTCGGCAGATGAGCCTCACCGTGAAGCGGGAGCTCGAGCGATGGATGGCGGCGGCCCCTGCGACGCCAGGCGCCCCCGGGGCCGCGGGGCCGCCCGCGCCCGCTCCCCTCGCCCCGGAGCGCGCGAGCGCGACGGCGGCCATCGTGCCGCCGGCCCCGCCGCCGGTCGAAGCGTTCAAGTACGTCGGGTTCGAGGATCGGTTCCGCGGCTCGCCCGACGACATCCGCTCGCGCCTCGCCGACTACCTGCCGCTGTTCGAGGGTGCCTCGGACGTGGTCGACCTCGGGTGCGGCCGGGGCGAGTTCCTCGATCTCCTGCGTGAGCGGGGGATCTCCGGACGCGGGCTCGACAGCAACCACGAGATGATCGAGATCTGCCGGGCCCGCGGCCTCACCGTCGACGAGGGCGACGCGCTCGCCTTTCTCGAGGGCGTCGACGACGGAGCGCTCGGCGGCCTGATCGCCACGCAGGTGGTCGAGCACCTCGCGCCCGACTACCTCCTGGCCCTCATCCAGACGGCGTACTACAAGCTCCGGCCGGGCTCGCGCCTCGTGCTCGAGACCATCAACCCCACCTGCTGGGTGGCGTTCTTCGAGAGCTACATCCGCGACATCACCCACGTGCGCCCGCTGCACCCCGACACGCTGAGCTATTACGTCGGCGTGAGCGGGTTCCAGCGCGTCTCGGTGCAGTTCCGGTCTCCGGTGCCCGACCACCAGAAACTGACGCTGCTGCCGGACGGCGACCCGCGCCATGAACTGCTCAACGGCAACCTCGATCGGCTGAACTCGCTCATCTTCGGCTACATGGACTACGCGGTCGTCGCGGAGCGGGGGTGA
- the asnB gene encoding asparagine synthase (glutamine-hydrolyzing): MCGIAGKVTNGGDPAAARVVVEAMCGALAHRGPDGAGVEIVDEAVLGHRRLAIIDLSDAAAQPMRSADGRAVVVFNGEIYNFGELRRDLEGLGHTFRTRSDTEVLLAAYRQWGRDCLSRLRGMFAFAIWDRDARRLFAARDRLGKKPFLYAATDGGLTFGSELRALVADPAVARTPDPDAINDFLSYGYVPAPRTGFAGVSKLPPAHWLEYQEGRVTTGCYWTLSYEPKHDLSDDEAAEGVLARLREAVALRLISDVPLGAFLSGGVDSSVVVALMAEHGAVRTFSIGFEEKEYDERQYARAVARHCATEHEEFVVRPAVEDLLPSLVRHYGEPYADSSAIPTWYLAQMTRRHVTVALNGDGGDESFGGYERYLAAVVAGRTERVPRWVRRAGSRAVKLVNRRPRKDALLHRLDRFFEALDETPPRRYGRWVGYFSNPQKAALLTPAFAERLVRPDSMQALDDAYAAGDARALLDKTMHADVLTYLPGDLLPKVDIASMAHSLEARSPLLDHEVVEFCARLPVSMKVRGRTTKYLLKKIARTLVPAEVVDRPKRGFGVPVDHWLRAELRELADDCLFSPRASGRGYFEPALVRQVWQRHQDGTGRYQHLLWNLLMLELWHREFIDS, translated from the coding sequence ATGTGCGGAATCGCGGGCAAGGTGACGAACGGTGGCGACCCCGCCGCCGCTCGGGTCGTGGTCGAAGCGATGTGCGGCGCCCTCGCCCACCGCGGCCCCGATGGTGCCGGTGTCGAGATCGTCGACGAGGCCGTGCTCGGCCATCGCCGGCTCGCGATCATCGACCTGTCGGATGCGGCCGCGCAGCCCATGCGCAGCGCCGACGGCCGCGCGGTCGTCGTCTTCAACGGTGAGATCTACAACTTCGGCGAGCTGCGCCGCGACCTCGAGGGGCTCGGCCACACGTTCCGCACGCGGTCGGACACGGAAGTCCTGCTCGCCGCCTACCGGCAGTGGGGCCGCGACTGCCTGTCGCGCCTGCGGGGCATGTTCGCCTTCGCCATCTGGGACCGCGACGCGCGGCGGCTGTTCGCCGCGCGCGATCGGCTCGGCAAGAAGCCGTTCCTTTATGCGGCGACCGACGGCGGGCTGACCTTCGGATCGGAGCTTCGCGCCCTGGTGGCCGATCCGGCCGTCGCGCGCACGCCCGATCCCGATGCCATCAACGACTTCCTGTCGTACGGCTACGTGCCGGCGCCGCGCACCGGCTTCGCGGGCGTCTCGAAGCTCCCGCCGGCGCACTGGCTGGAATACCAGGAGGGCCGGGTCACAACGGGCTGCTACTGGACGCTGTCGTACGAGCCCAAACACGATCTGTCCGACGATGAGGCGGCGGAGGGCGTGCTCGCGCGCCTGCGCGAAGCCGTGGCCCTGCGCCTGATCAGCGACGTGCCGCTCGGCGCCTTCCTCTCTGGCGGCGTCGACTCGTCGGTGGTCGTCGCCCTCATGGCCGAGCATGGCGCCGTGCGCACCTTCTCGATTGGCTTCGAGGAGAAGGAGTACGACGAGCGCCAGTACGCGCGGGCCGTGGCGCGGCACTGCGCGACCGAGCACGAGGAGTTCGTCGTGCGGCCCGCCGTCGAGGACCTGCTGCCGTCGCTCGTCCGTCACTACGGCGAGCCTTACGCCGACTCTTCGGCCATCCCCACCTGGTATCTGGCGCAGATGACCCGTCGTCACGTGACCGTCGCGCTCAATGGCGACGGCGGCGACGAGTCGTTCGGTGGGTACGAGCGGTACCTCGCCGCGGTCGTGGCCGGCCGGACGGAGCGCGTGCCGCGCTGGGTGCGCCGCGCCGGTTCGCGCGCGGTCAAGCTCGTGAACCGGCGGCCACGCAAGGATGCCCTGCTGCACCGGCTCGACCGGTTCTTCGAGGCGCTCGACGAGACGCCGCCCCGCCGCTACGGCCGCTGGGTCGGGTATTTCTCGAACCCCCAGAAGGCCGCGCTGCTGACACCGGCGTTCGCCGAACGCCTCGTGAGGCCCGACTCGATGCAGGCGCTCGACGACGCGTATGCCGCCGGCGACGCGCGCGCCCTGCTCGACAAGACAATGCACGCCGACGTGTTGACGTACCTGCCGGGCGACCTGCTGCCCAAGGTCGACATCGCGTCGATGGCGCACTCGCTCGAGGCGCGGTCGCCGCTGCTCGACCACGAGGTCGTGGAGTTCTGCGCGCGGCTGCCCGTGTCGATGAAGGTCCGGGGACGGACGACCAAGTACCTGCTGAAGAAGATCGCGCGCACGCTCGTGCCCGCCGAGGTCGTCGACCGGCCGAAGCGGGGCTTCGGGGTGCCCGTGGACCACTGGCTGCGCGCGGAGCTGCGCGAACTGGCCGACGACTGCCTCTTCTCGCCGCGTGCCTCGGGACGGGGCTACTTCGAGCCCGCGCTCGTCCGCCAGGTCTGGCAGCGTCACCAGGACGGCACCGGGCGCTACCAGCACCTGCTCTGGAACCTGCTGATGCTCGAGCTGTGGCACAGGGAGTTCATCGACTCGTGA
- a CDS encoding AbrB/MazE/SpoVT family DNA-binding domain-containing protein: MRATIDKAGRVVIPSALRDRAGLTPGAELEVTADETGVRIERVAPGPRLVKVGRRLVARPTAPAGSRPSLDVATLIEDERNRWP, encoded by the coding sequence ATGCGGGCAACCATTGACAAGGCAGGTCGGGTGGTCATTCCGTCGGCATTGCGGGACCGTGCCGGCTTGACGCCGGGGGCCGAGCTGGAGGTCACGGCCGACGAGACCGGGGTTCGCATCGAACGTGTCGCGCCCGGGCCTCGGCTCGTCAAGGTCGGCCGCCGCCTCGTCGCGCGTCCGACCGCGCCGGCGGGATCGCGTCCGAGTCTCGACGTCGCCACCCTCATCGAGGACGAGCGGAACCGGTGGCCGTAG
- a CDS encoding glycosyltransferase family 2 protein, which produces MTRPPPLSVVMPVRNAAPFLEACVRSILAQTFADFEFVIFDDGSTDPSSAMLASWAVREPRVRVVRSETSLGLVGSSNAAVRASRAPIVARMDADDVAHPDRLAEQYAILAREPDAVLVGTVFEGIDARGRTVRSPDRWRLLRPSPFAPFPHGSIMFRRGAFDAIGGYDPRAEYWEDLDLFRRLAARGRVFVLPQALYRYRFHASSVRLADRPAEVERAVARMWRTVAPRRRAGGAGEDQAEDERDPRVLYSLAASRLWAGHDPHLWPRLRWRALASADPIVAGIFGVAAAASVSPRAARFALATIIAARDRLAGWRIGREPREWHFA; this is translated from the coding sequence GTGACCCGGCCGCCTCCGCTCTCCGTCGTCATGCCGGTGCGCAACGCGGCGCCCTTTCTCGAAGCGTGCGTGAGGAGCATCCTCGCCCAGACGTTCGCCGACTTCGAGTTCGTGATCTTCGACGACGGCTCGACCGACCCATCGAGCGCGATGCTGGCGTCGTGGGCCGTGCGTGAGCCGCGCGTGCGGGTGGTGCGGTCGGAGACGTCGCTCGGCCTCGTCGGCAGCAGCAACGCCGCGGTCCGGGCCAGCCGGGCGCCCATCGTCGCCCGCATGGATGCCGACGACGTGGCGCACCCCGACCGCCTTGCCGAGCAGTACGCCATCCTGGCGCGCGAACCGGACGCCGTGCTCGTCGGCACCGTCTTCGAAGGCATCGATGCGAGGGGCCGGACGGTGCGTTCTCCCGACCGCTGGCGACTGCTCCGCCCGTCGCCCTTCGCGCCGTTCCCGCACGGATCGATCATGTTCCGGCGCGGCGCGTTCGACGCCATCGGCGGGTACGATCCGCGCGCGGAGTACTGGGAGGACCTCGACCTGTTCCGGCGCCTCGCGGCACGCGGGCGGGTCTTCGTGCTGCCACAGGCGCTCTATCGCTACCGTTTCCATGCCAGCAGCGTGCGTCTCGCCGACCGGCCCGCCGAGGTCGAGCGCGCGGTCGCCCGCATGTGGCGGACGGTGGCGCCGCGTCGCCGCGCGGGCGGTGCGGGCGAGGACCAGGCCGAGGACGAGCGCGACCCGCGCGTGCTCTACTCGCTCGCCGCGTCGCGCCTGTGGGCCGGCCACGATCCTCACCTGTGGCCGCGGCTGCGCTGGCGCGCGCTCGCGAGCGCCGACCCCATCGTCGCCGGCATCTTCGGCGTGGCTGCGGCGGCCTCCGTGAGCCCACGGGCCGCGCGGTTCGCGCTGGCGACCATCATCGCCGCGCGCGACCGGCTCGCCGGCTGGCGCATCGGCAGGGAGCCCAGGGAATGGCACTTCGCGTAG